Proteins from one Cyclopterus lumpus isolate fCycLum1 chromosome 11, fCycLum1.pri, whole genome shotgun sequence genomic window:
- the sgo1 gene encoding shugoshin 1 translates to MVKERPQKKSFQQSLEDIKERMKEKRNTRLARASAPRRARAQLINNSSVVNSIHTILKGVQLNNKELAVVLQAEKEKGRQANAVILQLKREQQALFLHLLLLRKKLKEQEALAASASQTKAPNVLVEPKRHEDSARRKPSSQNLDKPIVCKSSPICADRMPSEKNVHSDQQVVLPSTVSVRRRHADRSSRRRSERVQVKKLMSEGDPITGLSTLIASPICSDFENKNQPQRGTETDFADPVGTEDFLHSTPEPVPPKNSNNQQRPSRKKAQQQQPRTKPESATQKVERGRKPDRVPLKKPWENPKPKARSKSRDRSATRAQTAMASQGNKLNSSLGFNDTFDFDCEGAVHVTPFRAKAEDNQSSTLISEETLQTEATPVVSKRIESSSSSTASESEDSLYIPQKSRRPQTSPNQTKGITTRRGRHSKVVREKEIIPPKQEISGELLVFRDEESSPKDVEPEKIEAHHSPGCSFSNSPETALLRQDNHHEPPRRANEKDCLLPVSPLVEVEMMRIDNVLSNFGGSSGDAHQTPQRIKKCKKRGLGVRTAGRGSSLCDVTNLSPAAYRKFSHDGSRSSDARCCAPVPPRKRRCTMVVDYKEPTLNAKLRRGDKFTDLQFLRSPIFKKHSGRRSVQKSRNSISSQLPFDKYNESFVGCR, encoded by the exons ATGGTGAAAGAACGGCCCCAGAAGAAGTCCTTTCAGCAGAGTCTGGAGGACATcaaggagaggatgaaggagaagaggaacacACGGCTGGCTCGTGCTTCAGCCCCCAGAAGAGCACGGGCCCAGCTGATCAACAACAGCAGTG TGGTTAATTCCATTCACACTATTCTGAAGGGTGTCCAGCTGAACAACAAGGAGCTGGCGGTTGTCTTGCAAgctgaaaaggaaaaagggagaCAGGCTAATGCAGTGATCCTGCAGCTGAAAAGGGAGCAGCAGGCACTGTTCCTTCACCTGCTTCTGCTCAGGAAGAAGCTCAAAGAGCAGGAGGCTCTTGCAGCGAGTGCTTCACAG ACTAAAGCTCCAAATGTCCTTGTGGAACCCAAACGCCATGAGGATTCAGCAAG GAGAAAGCCGTCCAGCCAGAATCTTGATAAGCCCATTGTGTGCAAATCCTCACCCATCTGTGCAG ACCGTATGCCTTCCGAAAAGAATGTACATTCTGACCAGCAGGTTGTGCTGCCATCTACGGTGAGTGTGAGACGTCGCCATGCGGatagaagcagcaggaggaggtctGAACGTGTGCAAGTAAAGAAATTGATGAGTGAGGGCGACCCCATCACAGGCTTGAGTACTTTGATAGCAAGTCCTATTTGCAGtgactttgaaaataaaaatcagcCACAGCGAGGAACAGAAACAGACTTCGCGGACCCCGTTGGCACTGAGGATTTTCTGCATTCTACTCCTGAACCTGTCCCAcccaaaaacagcaacaaccaGCAGCGGCCCAGCAGGAAAAaagcccagcagcagcagccccgaACCAAACCAGAATCGGCTACACAGAAAGTAGAGAGAGGCCGCAAACCAGACCGTGTCCCTTTGAAGAAACCTTGGGAGAATCCCAAACCCAAAGCTCGCTCCAAGAGTCGGGACCGGTCAGCCACACGGGCCCAAACAGCAATGGCGTCACAAGGGAACAAGCTGAACAGCTCACTGGGTTTTAATGACACATTTGACTTTGACTGTGAAGGGGCGGTTCACGTCACACCGTTTAGAGCCAAGGCAGAGGACAATCAGTCGTCCACACTCATTAGCGAAGAGACTCTGCAAACTGAggctacacctgtggtttctaAACGGATTGAATCCAGCTCGTCATCAACAGCCTCTGAATCGGAGGACAGTCTTTATATACCTCAGAAGAGCCGACGGCCACAGACTTCCCCCAACCAGACCAAAGGGATCACCACTCGTAGAGGCCGGCACTCTAAAGTCGTCCGAGAGAAAGAAATCATTCCACCAAAACAAGAGATCTCTGGGGAGCTTTTGG TCTTTAGAGATGAAGAGTCAAGTCCTAAGGATGTAGAGCCTGAAAAGATAGAAGCTCATCACTCCCCTGGCTGTAGCTTCTCGAACAGTCCGGAGACAGCGTTGTTGAGACAGGACAATCACCACG AGCCTCCGAGACGGGCTAATGAGAAGGATTGTTTGCTGCCTGTCAGCCCTCTGGTTGAAGTGGAGATGATGAGAATAGACAATGTCCTGTCTAATTTTGGCGGTTCGTCTGGTGACGCTCACCAAACACCCCAGAGGATCAAGAAGTGCAAGAAAC GTGGGCTCGGTGTAAGGACAGCAGGGCGGGGCTCGAGTCTGTGTGATGTGACCAATCTGTCCCCTGCAGCCTATCGCAAATTCTCCCATGATGGCTCACGGTCCTCTGATGCCCGATGCTGCGCTCCGGTTCCTCCTCGCAAGCGCCGCTGCACCATGGTGGTGGACTACAAGGAACCCACGCTAAATGC GAAGCTTCGGCGTGGAGACAAGTTCACAGACTTGCAGTTCCTCCGTTCTCCTATTTTCAAGAAACATTCTGGCAGGAGGTCTGTGCAGAAATCAAGGAATTCAATTAGCAGCCAGCTGCCATTTGATAAATACAATGAGTCATTTGTGGGATGTCGCTGA
- the LOC117739084 gene encoding zinc finger protein 385D-like isoform X3, producing the protein MHDWVPDNYSHTQLLSYNTPPISWKEHTSSLQTACHLTLQMDHIHKALIGPSFGLTAPLKRKLSSCGVCPLRFKLEAQASSHYIGTKHTKRLKAMDTPDLRIRTSEPVAKETTSQILPSPCSQPSSSDTTSREPSAPNPTSEASPSSSVPSETVAAPSDPSLSPSLMTPETEAQRDRETEVAPEEETEEEKASRLLYCSLCKIAVNSASQLEAHNRGTKHKTMLQARTGEGAIKSFPRTGIKAKLVEPSESPTGLQNKTFHCEICDVHVNSETQLKQHISSRRHKDRAAGKPAKPKFSPYTPTQRHQSFQAKNQDLTKPLASCLLQRQLSVATAAAMAMLPPFPLRHASNPRPALFQSQPLPRALLHPAPGPICSAHTPVLFSPY; encoded by the exons ATGCATGACTGGGTGCCAGACAATTACTCCCACACTCAGCTCCTTTCCTACAACACCCCACCTATTTCTTGGAAGGAGCACACAAGTAGCTTGCAGACAGCATGCCATTTAACCCTACAG ATGGATCACATCCATAAAGCTCTGATTGGCCCAAGCTTCGGGTTAACAGCGCCGCTCAAGAGGAAGCTCAGTTCCTGTGGAGTCTGTCCACTGAGGTTCAAATTGGAG GCACAGGCTTCTTCCCACTATATCGgcaccaaacacacaaaaaggctGAAAGCGATGGACACCCCCGATTTAAGGATCAGGACCTCTGAACCGGTTGCCAAGGAAACCACATCGCAAATCCTCCCGTCACCCTGCTCACAACCCTCCAGCTCTGACACAACATCAAGGG AACCCTCAGCCCCAAACCCTACATCAGAGGCATCCCCATCGAGCAGCGTCCCCTCTGAAACTGTGGCCGCACCCTCTGACCCCTCCCTGTCACCCAGCCTGATGACCCCAGAGACAGAGgcacaaagagacagggagacggaGGTGGctccagaggaggaaacagaagaagagaaagctTCACGTCTGCTCTACTGCTCCCTCTGCAAGATTGCTGTGAATTCGGCCTCCCAGCTGGAGGCACACAACCGTG GCACTAAGCACAAGACAATGCTGCAGGCAAGGACTGGCGAAGGAGCCATCAAGTCCTTCCCGAGGACCGGGATCAAGGCCAAGTTGGTCGAGCCATCCGAGTCGCCAACTGGACTCCAGAACAAAACATTCCACTGTGAGATCTGCGATGTGCATGTCAACTCCGAAACTCAGCTCAAACAG CACATCAGCAGTAGGAGACATAAGGATAGAGCAGCAGGTAAACCAGCCAAGCCGAAATTCAGCCCTTACACTCCCACCCAGCGTCACCAGAGTTTCCAAGCA AAGAACCAAGACCTGACCAAACCTCTGGCCTCCTGTCTCCTACAGCGTCAACTCTCTGTTGCCACCGCTGCTGCCATGGCAATGctgccccccttccctctccGCCATGCCTCAAACCCGAGGCCCGCCCTGTTTCAGAGTCAGCCCCTCCCCCGGGCGCTGCTGCATCCGGCCCCTGGACCCATCTGCTCAGCACACACACCGGTTCTGTTTTCCCCCTACTGA
- the LOC117739084 gene encoding zinc finger protein 385D-like isoform X2 has product MYFGSVCHGALLPLGRTHPSPDPRPLVPFHLLPGLTDMDHIHKALIGPSFGLTAPLKRKLSSCGVCPLRFKLEAQASSHYIGTKHTKRLKAMDTPDLRIRTSEPVAKETTSQILPSPCSQPSSSDTTSREPSAPNPTSEASPSSSVPSETVAAPSDPSLSPSLMTPETEAQRDRETEVAPEEETEEEKASRLLYCSLCKIAVNSASQLEAHNRGTKHKTMLQARTGEGAIKSFPRTGIKAKLVEPSESPTGLQNKTFHCEICDVHVNSETQLKQHISSRRHKDRAAGKPAKPKFSPYTPTQRHQSFQAIRLALQKNQDLTKPLASCLLQRQLSVATAAAMAMLPPFPLRHASNPRPALFQSQPLPRALLHPAPGPICSAHTPVLFSPY; this is encoded by the exons ATGTATTTTG GTAGTGTGTGTCACGGCGCTCTGCTGCCGCTGGGCAGAACCCACCCCTCCCCAGAccctcgtcccctcgtcccctTCCATCTGCTGCCTGGATTAACCGAC ATGGATCACATCCATAAAGCTCTGATTGGCCCAAGCTTCGGGTTAACAGCGCCGCTCAAGAGGAAGCTCAGTTCCTGTGGAGTCTGTCCACTGAGGTTCAAATTGGAG GCACAGGCTTCTTCCCACTATATCGgcaccaaacacacaaaaaggctGAAAGCGATGGACACCCCCGATTTAAGGATCAGGACCTCTGAACCGGTTGCCAAGGAAACCACATCGCAAATCCTCCCGTCACCCTGCTCACAACCCTCCAGCTCTGACACAACATCAAGGG AACCCTCAGCCCCAAACCCTACATCAGAGGCATCCCCATCGAGCAGCGTCCCCTCTGAAACTGTGGCCGCACCCTCTGACCCCTCCCTGTCACCCAGCCTGATGACCCCAGAGACAGAGgcacaaagagacagggagacggaGGTGGctccagaggaggaaacagaagaagagaaagctTCACGTCTGCTCTACTGCTCCCTCTGCAAGATTGCTGTGAATTCGGCCTCCCAGCTGGAGGCACACAACCGTG GCACTAAGCACAAGACAATGCTGCAGGCAAGGACTGGCGAAGGAGCCATCAAGTCCTTCCCGAGGACCGGGATCAAGGCCAAGTTGGTCGAGCCATCCGAGTCGCCAACTGGACTCCAGAACAAAACATTCCACTGTGAGATCTGCGATGTGCATGTCAACTCCGAAACTCAGCTCAAACAG CACATCAGCAGTAGGAGACATAAGGATAGAGCAGCAGGTAAACCAGCCAAGCCGAAATTCAGCCCTTACACTCCCACCCAGCGTCACCAGAGTTTCCAAGCA ATACGTCTCGCTCTACAGAAGAACCAAGACCTGACCAAACCTCTGGCCTCCTGTCTCCTACAGCGTCAACTCTCTGTTGCCACCGCTGCTGCCATGGCAATGctgccccccttccctctccGCCATGCCTCAAACCCGAGGCCCGCCCTGTTTCAGAGTCAGCCCCTCCCCCGGGCGCTGCTGCATCCGGCCCCTGGACCCATCTGCTCAGCACACACACCGGTTCTGTTTTCCCCCTACTGA
- the LOC117739084 gene encoding zinc finger protein 385D-like isoform X1, which produces MHDWVPDNYSHTQLLSYNTPPISWKEHTSSLQTACHLTLQMDHIHKALIGPSFGLTAPLKRKLSSCGVCPLRFKLEAQASSHYIGTKHTKRLKAMDTPDLRIRTSEPVAKETTSQILPSPCSQPSSSDTTSREPSAPNPTSEASPSSSVPSETVAAPSDPSLSPSLMTPETEAQRDRETEVAPEEETEEEKASRLLYCSLCKIAVNSASQLEAHNRGTKHKTMLQARTGEGAIKSFPRTGIKAKLVEPSESPTGLQNKTFHCEICDVHVNSETQLKQHISSRRHKDRAAGKPAKPKFSPYTPTQRHQSFQAIRLALQKNQDLTKPLASCLLQRQLSVATAAAMAMLPPFPLRHASNPRPALFQSQPLPRALLHPAPGPICSAHTPVLFSPY; this is translated from the exons ATGCATGACTGGGTGCCAGACAATTACTCCCACACTCAGCTCCTTTCCTACAACACCCCACCTATTTCTTGGAAGGAGCACACAAGTAGCTTGCAGACAGCATGCCATTTAACCCTACAG ATGGATCACATCCATAAAGCTCTGATTGGCCCAAGCTTCGGGTTAACAGCGCCGCTCAAGAGGAAGCTCAGTTCCTGTGGAGTCTGTCCACTGAGGTTCAAATTGGAG GCACAGGCTTCTTCCCACTATATCGgcaccaaacacacaaaaaggctGAAAGCGATGGACACCCCCGATTTAAGGATCAGGACCTCTGAACCGGTTGCCAAGGAAACCACATCGCAAATCCTCCCGTCACCCTGCTCACAACCCTCCAGCTCTGACACAACATCAAGGG AACCCTCAGCCCCAAACCCTACATCAGAGGCATCCCCATCGAGCAGCGTCCCCTCTGAAACTGTGGCCGCACCCTCTGACCCCTCCCTGTCACCCAGCCTGATGACCCCAGAGACAGAGgcacaaagagacagggagacggaGGTGGctccagaggaggaaacagaagaagagaaagctTCACGTCTGCTCTACTGCTCCCTCTGCAAGATTGCTGTGAATTCGGCCTCCCAGCTGGAGGCACACAACCGTG GCACTAAGCACAAGACAATGCTGCAGGCAAGGACTGGCGAAGGAGCCATCAAGTCCTTCCCGAGGACCGGGATCAAGGCCAAGTTGGTCGAGCCATCCGAGTCGCCAACTGGACTCCAGAACAAAACATTCCACTGTGAGATCTGCGATGTGCATGTCAACTCCGAAACTCAGCTCAAACAG CACATCAGCAGTAGGAGACATAAGGATAGAGCAGCAGGTAAACCAGCCAAGCCGAAATTCAGCCCTTACACTCCCACCCAGCGTCACCAGAGTTTCCAAGCA ATACGTCTCGCTCTACAGAAGAACCAAGACCTGACCAAACCTCTGGCCTCCTGTCTCCTACAGCGTCAACTCTCTGTTGCCACCGCTGCTGCCATGGCAATGctgccccccttccctctccGCCATGCCTCAAACCCGAGGCCCGCCCTGTTTCAGAGTCAGCCCCTCCCCCGGGCGCTGCTGCATCCGGCCCCTGGACCCATCTGCTCAGCACACACACCGGTTCTGTTTTCCCCCTACTGA
- the LOC117739553 gene encoding ras-related protein Rab-25-like, which yields MASDELYNFVFKVVLIGESGVGKSNILSRFTKNEFNHDSRTTIGVEFSTRTVHLDNYTIKAQIWDTAGLERYRAITSAYYRGAVGALLVYDISKHLTYESADRWLKELFDHADPHIVVMLVGNKRDLESLRTVPTEEGKDFAEKRGLMFMETSALDSTNVEDAFNEVLIAIHKKVASREVTRGSICAVTLSNPIRPNSEAQEERRNCCKSS from the exons ATGGCATCTGATGAGTTGTACAATTTTGTCTTTAAAG TGGTTTTGATAGGGGAGTCTGGCGTTGGAAAGAGCAACATTCTGTCTCGGTTCACTAAGAATGAGTTCAATCACGACAGTCGTACGACCATCGGAGTCGAGTTCAGCACGCGGACGGTTCACCTGGACAACTACACCATCAAAGCCCAAATCTGGGACACAGCTGGGCTGGAGCGCTACAGAGCTATCACCTCAGC ATATTACAGGGGAGCAGTCGGAGCCCTCTTGGTTTATGATATTAGCAAGCACCTGACCTATGAGAGCGCAGATCGATGGTTGAAAGAGCTGTTCGACCATGCAGACCCTCACATCGTGGTCATGCTGGTGGGAAACAAGAGAGACCTGGAGAGCCTCAGGACCGTGCCAACAGAGGAGGGCAAGGACTTTGCAG AGAAGAGAGGTCTCATGTTCATGGAGACATCAGCGTTGGACTCCACCAATGTCGAAGATGCTTTCAATGAAGTCCTCATCG CGATTCATAAGAAGGTGGCCAGCAGGGAGGTGACCCGAGGCTCCATTTGCGCTGTAACCCTCTCCAACCCCATCAGACCCAACAGCGAGGCACAGGAGGAGCGGAGGAACTGCTGCAAGAGCTCCTAA
- the LOC117738703 gene encoding ubiquilin-4-like isoform X2 codes for MIRKLTPDPSCSIGGIKMADQGAADPGNNNNNKPEASEGTIIKVTVKTPKDKEEIAIAEDASVTQFKEEISRRFKAKQDQLVLIFAGKILKDGDSLSQHGIKDGLTVHLVIKTAHKAGDGGSTSASSSTPTQAGNTSTSSPGTNSSSTAGSTGTAASPTQTPNILTGFGDLSGLAGLGMGSANFMELQQQMQRQLMSNPEMLSQIMENPLVQNMMSNPDLMRQMIMANPQMQQLMERNPEISHMLNNPELMRQTMELARNPAMMQEMMRNQDRALSNLESIPGGYNALRRMYTDIQEPMFSAAREQFGNNPFSALGGNSESGAQPSRTENREPLPNPWGPPNSSNPSESGGAPTGSTSTTGGTNPSVSNPLGINPGSLGNGMFNSPGMQSLMQQISENPQLMQNMLSAPYMRSMMQSLSQNPELASQVLMNNPLFAGNPQLQDQFRSQLPIFLQQMQNPEALSVMTNPRAMQALMQIQQGLQTLQTEAPGLMPGWGHANREPSLLTKQCRNKRCPATADATDAPDVCWRRRRNCRRNWRRNCRRNCRRNWRRNWRNWRNWRRSWRRKCNDPDPRSAVPVPVGSAERHGLHQPRGQPSSPHCYWRRHQRRYRETAGLTALVKTYSTY; via the exons ATGATCCGGAAGCTGACGCCAGACCCGAGCTGTTCCATCGGCGGAATAAAGATGGCTGACCAAGGCGCCGCAGATCCtggtaataacaacaataataaacctGAAGCATCGGAGGGAACTATTATCAAGGTCACAGTAAAAACCCcgaaagacaaagaagaaatcGCCATCGCAGAAGATGCGTCTGTCACTCAG TTTAAAGAAGAGATCTCGAGGCGGTTTAAAGCCAAACAGGACCAGTTGGTTCTGATTTTTGCAGGGAAGATCTTGAAGGATGGCGACAGCCTCAGCCAACACGGCATCAAGGATGGCCTGACAGTTCACCTGGTCATAAAGACAGCACACAA GGCAGGAGATGGCGGTAGCACCTCAGCCTCCAGCTCAACCCCCACTCAAGCAGGCAATACCTCCACCTCTAGTCCAGGTACaaactcctcctccacagcaggCTCTACTGGCACTGCTGCATCACCCACACAGACGCCCAACATACTGA CTGGCTTCGGTGACCTGTCCGGTCTGGCTGGACTGGGCATGGGCTCAGCTAACTTTATGGAGCTGCAGCAACAGATGCAGAGGCAGCTGATGTCCAACCCAGAGATGCTGTCTCAGATCATGGAGAACCCGTTGGTGCAGAACATGATGTCCAACCCAGACCTGATGAGACAAATGATCATGGCCAACCCTCAGATGCAACAGCTAATGGAACGCAACCCTGAGATCTCCCACATGCTCAACAACCCTGAGCTTATGAGACAG ACCATGGAGCTGGCCAGGAACCCAGCCATGATGCAGGAAATGATGCGAAACCAGGACCGGGCTCTGAGCAACTTGGAGAGCATCCCAGGAGGTTACAATGCCTTGCGGAGGATGTACACAGACATCCAGGAACCCATGTTCAGCGCTGCCAGGGAACAG TTTGGAAACAACCCATTCTCAGCTCTAGGTGGGAACTCTGAGTCTGGTGCCCAGCCATCACGGACAGAGAACCGGGAGCCCCTGCCCAATCCATGGGGGCCTCCAAATTCCTCTAACCCCTCTGAGAGTGGTGGAGCCCCCACAGGAAGCACAAGCACCACTGGAGGCACCAACCCCAGTGTGTCCAATCCTCTGGGCATCAATCCTGGCAGTCTGGGCAATG GGATGTTTAACAGCCCCGGCATGCAGAGTCTAATGCAGCAAATTTCGGAAAACCCACAGCTGATGCAGAACATGCTGTCTGCTCCATACATGCGCAGTATGATGCAGTCACTGTCTCAAAACCCAGAGTTAGCCTCACAG GTTTTGATGAATAACCCCTTGTTTGCTGGAAACCCACAGCTGCAGGACCAGTTCAGATCTCAGTTGCCAATTTTTCTGCAGCAG ATGCAGAACCCAGAAGCCCTGTCAGTGATGACCAATCCCCGCGCCATGCAAGCTCTAATGCAGATCCAACAGGGTCTACAGACACTGCAGACAGAAGCACCAGGCCTCATGCCCGG GTGGGGGCATGCCAACAGAGAACCCAGCCTCCTCACCAAGCAGTGCAGGAACAAACGCTGCCCAGCAACAGCTGATGCAACAGATGCTCCAGATGtttgctggaggaggaggaggaattgcAGGAGGAATTGGAGGAGGAATTGCAGGAGGAATTGCAGGAGGAATTGGAGGAGGAATTGGAGGAATTGGAGGAATtggaggaggagttggaggaggaaATGCAACG ACCCAGACCCCAGAAGTGCGGTTCCAGTCCCAGTTGGATCAGCTGAACGCCATGGGCTTCATCAACCGCGAGGCCAACCTTCAAGCCCTCATTGCTACTGGAGGAGACATCAACGCCGCTATCGAGAGACTGCTGGGCTCACAGCCCTCGTaaagacatacagtacatactga
- the LOC117738703 gene encoding ubiquilin-4-like isoform X1 yields MIRKLTPDPSCSIGGIKMADQGAADPGNNNNNKPEASEGTIIKVTVKTPKDKEEIAIAEDASVTQFKEEISRRFKAKQDQLVLIFAGKILKDGDSLSQHGIKDGLTVHLVIKTAHKAGDGGSTSASSSTPTQAGNTSTSSPGTNSSSTAGSTGTAASPTQTPNILTGFGDLSGLAGLGMGSANFMELQQQMQRQLMSNPEMLSQIMENPLVQNMMSNPDLMRQMIMANPQMQQLMERNPEISHMLNNPELMRQTMELARNPAMMQEMMRNQDRALSNLESIPGGYNALRRMYTDIQEPMFSAAREQFGNNPFSALGGNSESGAQPSRTENREPLPNPWGPPNSSNPSESGGAPTGSTSTTGGTNPSVSNPLGINPGSLGNGMFNSPGMQSLMQQISENPQLMQNMLSAPYMRSMMQSLSQNPELASQVLMNNPLFAGNPQLQDQFRSQLPIFLQQMQNPEALSVMTNPRAMQALMQIQQGLQTLQTEAPGLMPGLMSGGVPGGVPGGVPGGVPGGVPGGIPSGFPGLIPGLIPGIPTGGGMPTENPASSPSSAGTNAAQQQLMQQMLQMFAGGGGGIAGGIGGGIAGGIAGGIGGGIGGIGGIGGGVGGGNATTQTPEVRFQSQLDQLNAMGFINREANLQALIATGGDINAAIERLLGSQPS; encoded by the exons ATGATCCGGAAGCTGACGCCAGACCCGAGCTGTTCCATCGGCGGAATAAAGATGGCTGACCAAGGCGCCGCAGATCCtggtaataacaacaataataaacctGAAGCATCGGAGGGAACTATTATCAAGGTCACAGTAAAAACCCcgaaagacaaagaagaaatcGCCATCGCAGAAGATGCGTCTGTCACTCAG TTTAAAGAAGAGATCTCGAGGCGGTTTAAAGCCAAACAGGACCAGTTGGTTCTGATTTTTGCAGGGAAGATCTTGAAGGATGGCGACAGCCTCAGCCAACACGGCATCAAGGATGGCCTGACAGTTCACCTGGTCATAAAGACAGCACACAA GGCAGGAGATGGCGGTAGCACCTCAGCCTCCAGCTCAACCCCCACTCAAGCAGGCAATACCTCCACCTCTAGTCCAGGTACaaactcctcctccacagcaggCTCTACTGGCACTGCTGCATCACCCACACAGACGCCCAACATACTGA CTGGCTTCGGTGACCTGTCCGGTCTGGCTGGACTGGGCATGGGCTCAGCTAACTTTATGGAGCTGCAGCAACAGATGCAGAGGCAGCTGATGTCCAACCCAGAGATGCTGTCTCAGATCATGGAGAACCCGTTGGTGCAGAACATGATGTCCAACCCAGACCTGATGAGACAAATGATCATGGCCAACCCTCAGATGCAACAGCTAATGGAACGCAACCCTGAGATCTCCCACATGCTCAACAACCCTGAGCTTATGAGACAG ACCATGGAGCTGGCCAGGAACCCAGCCATGATGCAGGAAATGATGCGAAACCAGGACCGGGCTCTGAGCAACTTGGAGAGCATCCCAGGAGGTTACAATGCCTTGCGGAGGATGTACACAGACATCCAGGAACCCATGTTCAGCGCTGCCAGGGAACAG TTTGGAAACAACCCATTCTCAGCTCTAGGTGGGAACTCTGAGTCTGGTGCCCAGCCATCACGGACAGAGAACCGGGAGCCCCTGCCCAATCCATGGGGGCCTCCAAATTCCTCTAACCCCTCTGAGAGTGGTGGAGCCCCCACAGGAAGCACAAGCACCACTGGAGGCACCAACCCCAGTGTGTCCAATCCTCTGGGCATCAATCCTGGCAGTCTGGGCAATG GGATGTTTAACAGCCCCGGCATGCAGAGTCTAATGCAGCAAATTTCGGAAAACCCACAGCTGATGCAGAACATGCTGTCTGCTCCATACATGCGCAGTATGATGCAGTCACTGTCTCAAAACCCAGAGTTAGCCTCACAG GTTTTGATGAATAACCCCTTGTTTGCTGGAAACCCACAGCTGCAGGACCAGTTCAGATCTCAGTTGCCAATTTTTCTGCAGCAG ATGCAGAACCCAGAAGCCCTGTCAGTGATGACCAATCCCCGCGCCATGCAAGCTCTAATGCAGATCCAACAGGGTCTACAGACACTGCAGACAGAAGCACCAGGCCTCATGCCCGG TTTGATGTCAGGTGGAGTTCCCGGTGGAGTTCCCGGTGGAGTTCCCGGTGGAGTTCCCGGTGGAGTTCCCGGAGGAATTCCCAGTGGATTTCCTGGCTTAATTCCTGGCTTAATTCCTGGCATACCCACAGGTGGGGGCATGCCAACAGAGAACCCAGCCTCCTCACCAAGCAGTGCAGGAACAAACGCTGCCCAGCAACAGCTGATGCAACAGATGCTCCAGATGtttgctggaggaggaggaggaattgcAGGAGGAATTGGAGGAGGAATTGCAGGAGGAATTGCAGGAGGAATTGGAGGAGGAATTGGAGGAATTGGAGGAATtggaggaggagttggaggaggaaATGCAACG ACCCAGACCCCAGAAGTGCGGTTCCAGTCCCAGTTGGATCAGCTGAACGCCATGGGCTTCATCAACCGCGAGGCCAACCTTCAAGCCCTCATTGCTACTGGAGGAGACATCAACGCCGCTATCGAGAGACTGCTGGGCTCACAGCCCTCGTaa